The Betta splendens chromosome 7, fBetSpl5.4, whole genome shotgun sequence genome includes a window with the following:
- the sypb gene encoding synaptophysin b produces MDVVNQLVAQGQFRIIKQPLGFIKVLQWIFAIFAFSTCGSYSGMFKMSVQCKNRSESDLGIEVEFEYPFRLHQAYFNAPTCKGGNPDQVFLSGDYSSSAEFFVTIGVFSFLYSMAALSAYCFLLEKYRENNKGAQIDFVVTAVFAFMWLVSSCAWAKGLSDVKTATDPERVITDIPACNEPENQCREVYDPKVSGLNTSVAFGFINLILWLGNLWFVFKETGWMAAFSGTYVPSQEKQPAPDSFVQGGYGQQDPYAGSQGGYQPEYGQQGGYSEDGGYSQGYDQQPTSYSNQM; encoded by the exons ATGGATGTTGTAAACCAG tTGGTGGCCCAAGGGCAGTTCAGAATAATCAAACAACCGCTGGGTTTCATAAAAGTTCTACAATGG ATCTTCGCGATCTTCGCCTTCTCCACGTGTGGCAGTTACTCCGGCATGTTCAAGATGAGCGTGCAGTGTAAAAACCGGTCAGAGAGCGACCTAGGCATAGAAGTAGAATTTGAATACCCATTCAG gCTCCACCAGGCTTATTTCAACGCCCCCACTTGTAAAGGTGGAAACCCTGACCAGGTGTTCCTGAGCGGGGACTACTCCTCCTCAGCGGAGTTCTTTGTCACCATCGGTGTCTTTTCCTTCCTCTACTCCATGGCAGCCCTCTCTGCGTACTGTTTCTTGCTGGAGAAGTACCGTGAAAACAACAAGGGAGCTCAGATT GACTTTGTTGTGACGGCAGTGTTTGCTTTCATGTGGCTGGTGTCTTCATGTGCTTGGGCCAAAGGCCTGTCTGATGTGAAAACAGCGACCGATCCAGAGAGAGTAATCACTGACATCCCAGCCTGCAACGAACCAGAGAACCAGTGCCGTGAGGTCTATGACCCCAAGGTCTCTGGCCTCAACACCTCTGTG GCTTTTGGCTTCATCAACCTAATCCTGTGGCTGGGAAACCTGTGGTTCGTCTTCAAGGAGACTGGCTGGATGGCCGCCTTCTCTGGCACGTACGTCCCATCGCAGGAGAAGCAGCCCGCCCCTGATTCCTTCGTCCAGGGAGGTTACGGCCAGCAGGACCCTTACGCCGGGTCCCAGGGAGGCTACCAGCCCGAGTACGGCCAGCAGGGGGGCTACAGCGAGGACGGAGGTTACAGCCAGGGTTACGACCAGCAGCCCACTTCCTACTCTAATCAAATGTGA